The Desulfosporosinus acidiphilus SJ4 genome has a window encoding:
- the allB gene encoding allantoinase AllB has translation MFDLVIKNGKVVKTDRVIEANIGVNNGKIAAIVESGNPLEGKEVIDAQGTYIFPGAIDSHAHLNDPGYLWREDYAHGTAAAGVGGITTIIDMPLQNEPAMTDAQIFAKKIQAVSANAYVDYCFWGGLVDYNFDKLKELDEKGCIGFKSFIGPVSPDYVSLSIGQAKEALEILRAFDARAAFHCEDYSIIKWEEKRAQRKGNNDWQDFLNSRPVIAELIATQNIIDLAKELGAKAHICHVSHPRVAKIIQEAQQEGIDVTAETCGHYLTFTDQDVINNGSLFKCAPPLREKAAVEEMWEYVNNGTLSCVASDHSPCELSEKSEEKHGIFGAWGGISGIQNVMQVVFSEGVVKRGYNPTLLARSLSEGPAKVCGIYGKKGAIEVGFDADLVILDPEKEWEITPESLHYVNKISAFVGLKGKGLPVCTVVRGQVVAKDGKIVGPKGFGEFVSKLK, from the coding sequence ATGTTTGATCTAGTTATAAAAAATGGTAAGGTCGTCAAAACTGATCGAGTTATCGAAGCTAATATAGGTGTGAATAATGGAAAAATAGCAGCGATTGTGGAATCAGGAAATCCCCTAGAAGGGAAAGAAGTCATTGATGCTCAAGGAACTTATATATTTCCAGGGGCGATAGACAGTCATGCTCATTTAAATGATCCTGGCTACTTGTGGAGAGAAGATTATGCTCATGGCACTGCTGCGGCAGGTGTTGGTGGCATCACAACGATCATTGATATGCCTCTGCAGAATGAACCGGCAATGACCGATGCTCAAATTTTTGCTAAAAAGATTCAAGCAGTGTCGGCGAATGCTTATGTTGACTACTGCTTTTGGGGAGGATTAGTTGATTATAACTTCGATAAATTAAAAGAGCTGGATGAAAAAGGCTGTATCGGCTTTAAATCTTTCATCGGTCCGGTATCTCCCGATTATGTATCTCTCAGCATCGGTCAAGCTAAAGAAGCTTTGGAAATTTTAAGAGCCTTTGATGCTCGTGCCGCTTTTCATTGTGAAGACTATTCCATAATCAAGTGGGAAGAGAAGAGAGCACAACGTAAAGGAAACAATGATTGGCAGGATTTTTTGAATTCCAGACCGGTTATTGCCGAATTAATAGCAACCCAAAATATTATTGATCTTGCCAAGGAGTTGGGAGCAAAAGCCCATATCTGTCATGTCAGCCATCCCCGAGTTGCCAAAATCATTCAAGAGGCACAACAGGAAGGGATTGATGTAACGGCGGAAACATGCGGACATTATCTAACGTTTACCGACCAAGATGTGATTAATAATGGGAGTTTGTTTAAATGTGCGCCACCTTTAAGGGAAAAGGCGGCTGTGGAGGAAATGTGGGAATATGTCAATAACGGGACCTTATCTTGCGTTGCTTCTGATCATTCACCATGCGAATTGAGTGAGAAAAGTGAAGAAAAGCATGGGATATTCGGGGCCTGGGGTGGCATTAGCGGTATCCAAAACGTGATGCAGGTCGTCTTTAGCGAAGGTGTTGTCAAGAGAGGCTATAATCCGACCTTACTGGCCCGGAGTTTAAGTGAAGGTCCGGCAAAGGTTTGCGGGATTTATGGTAAAAAGGGTGCAATAGAGGTTGGATTTGATGCCGATCTGGTTATTCTTGATCCGGAAAAGGAATGGGAAATAACTCCGGAATCCTTGCATTATGTCAATAAAATTTCTGCATTTGTCGGTTTAAAAGGAAAAGGACTTCCCGTCTGCACAGTTGTAAGGGGTCAAGTGGTAGCCAAAGACGGAAAAATAGTCGGGCCCAAAGGCTTTGGTGAGTTTGTCAGTAAATTAAAATAG
- the allB gene encoding allantoinase AllB, producing MSKRFDLIIRQGMLVCPEGVTKADVAVNDEKIVEIAEEISGEAKETIDAAGKYVFPGATDGHVHFNDPGRTEWETIATGSNALAAGGGVAYFDMPLNCTPCTLDAKNFKNKLAVAQRDSLVDYGFWGGLTPKNLDKLEELAECGVVGFKAFTCFSGIEEFERMDDYTALVGMEKLAKLGYPLMVHCENAEIVSALTARALANNKTTVRDYFAAHSPITEIENVSRMISFAEETGCKLIIAHVSTARAVELVTQARNRGVDVSCETIGHYLILTDDDVERMGTVAKCSPPIRDAQNQTKMWAKLLNGEFAFISSDHSPCDPKLKDGEFLKVWGGISACQTTLSSLLTHGYHERKVPLVDIAKLTGQNVNEVFKIPGKGKIAIGFDGDFALVDLNQEFTLHAEQLFYKHKVSPYVGSTFRGKISQTILRGKTVFKDGKVVSKPIGKHLKPLV from the coding sequence ATGAGCAAGCGCTTTGATTTAATTATTCGGCAGGGGATGCTTGTTTGCCCGGAGGGCGTGACGAAAGCAGATGTTGCAGTTAATGATGAAAAGATTGTGGAAATCGCTGAAGAAATAAGCGGCGAGGCAAAGGAAACGATTGATGCCGCGGGAAAATATGTTTTCCCCGGAGCTACTGACGGACATGTTCATTTTAATGATCCAGGCAGAACAGAGTGGGAAACTATTGCCACCGGAAGTAACGCCTTAGCTGCGGGGGGAGGGGTTGCTTACTTTGATATGCCGCTGAACTGTACCCCCTGTACGTTGGATGCTAAAAACTTTAAAAATAAGCTCGCTGTTGCCCAGAGGGATTCTTTAGTCGACTATGGATTTTGGGGCGGTCTTACGCCCAAAAACTTGGATAAGCTTGAAGAGCTTGCCGAATGCGGTGTGGTTGGTTTTAAGGCCTTTACCTGTTTCAGCGGAATTGAAGAGTTTGAGAGGATGGACGATTATACGGCTCTGGTCGGCATGGAGAAATTAGCCAAGCTCGGTTATCCTTTAATGGTTCATTGTGAAAACGCAGAGATTGTGAGCGCCTTGACTGCCCGAGCCCTGGCAAACAATAAAACAACGGTTCGGGATTATTTTGCAGCGCATTCACCTATAACAGAAATCGAAAATGTTTCAAGAATGATTTCTTTTGCTGAGGAGACGGGCTGCAAATTAATTATTGCCCATGTAAGCACTGCAAGAGCGGTGGAGTTAGTAACACAGGCCAGGAACAGAGGGGTGGATGTTTCCTGTGAAACCATCGGCCATTATCTAATTCTTACCGATGACGATGTTGAACGGATGGGGACTGTTGCCAAATGTTCGCCTCCAATCCGCGATGCTCAAAACCAAACAAAAATGTGGGCCAAATTGTTAAATGGGGAGTTCGCTTTTATCTCTTCCGACCATTCGCCCTGTGATCCCAAGCTGAAAGACGGAGAGTTTTTGAAGGTTTGGGGAGGAATCTCCGCCTGTCAAACCACGTTATCGTCACTGCTTACTCATGGCTATCATGAGCGAAAAGTACCTCTTGTTGATATTGCCAAATTAACAGGACAAAATGTTAATGAGGTGTTTAAAATTCCTGGCAAAGGAAAAATTGCTATAGGTTTTGACGGGGACTTTGCACTTGTAGATCTAAATCAGGAGTTTACACTTCATGCGGAACAACTCTTCTATAAACATAAGGTCAGTCCTTATGTGGGCAGTACTTTCCGCGGAAAAATTTCACAAACCATTCTTAGAGGGAAGACTGTTTTTAAAGATGGAAAAGTCGTTTCTAAACCTATCGGCAAACATTTAAAACCCCTTGTATAA
- a CDS encoding NCS1 family transporter: MSTNSGNLETNVTQVSSAADTDVALNPKSQTERMVGPIPYMFMWIGDGVNLGNMTLGASLVVAGAATLNIFQTFAAAIIAIAIISTVFALNDRLGYRTGIPYVVQLRLSFGIKGATATSLLRGIPAVVWYGVQSWIGGTALNEIAKAITGGAFNNVVICFIVLQLVQIVLSMYGFHAIKWVETLTSVVIMVALVYVFGVLVTKYNGVVSQKWVHASGSWGLPFFSFIMVFLGNYAGIFLSAADYSRELKSGISDGKRGFLYFSPILIAYGFVITIGAMLASATGISNPVKAFAIVVDNSYITVFVSAFIVLGAVATNMVANIVTPTYVIQLFTKLKYRIAVVITGLLGLCAFPWVLVQDSSAKGLDMFILIYSAFLGPIVAILLIEYYILRRERVEISELYNKEGVFSGYNPAAILAMLIGAGAAFLKVDLAWIIGLVVAGVAYYLLMKFAFKGSNFKKGTIFENN; encoded by the coding sequence ATGTCTACAAATTCAGGGAACCTCGAAACAAACGTAACCCAGGTTTCTTCGGCTGCAGATACTGATGTAGCCTTGAATCCGAAATCGCAGACCGAAAGAATGGTAGGCCCAATCCCTTATATGTTTATGTGGATTGGAGATGGTGTCAACTTAGGCAATATGACACTTGGAGCAAGCCTAGTTGTTGCAGGAGCTGCAACATTGAATATTTTCCAAACCTTTGCAGCCGCCATTATTGCTATAGCTATTATTTCAACGGTATTCGCTTTAAACGACAGACTTGGTTATAGAACGGGAATTCCCTATGTAGTGCAGCTAAGATTATCTTTTGGTATAAAAGGAGCTACTGCAACCTCACTTTTGCGCGGCATTCCCGCAGTTGTCTGGTACGGTGTGCAAAGCTGGATCGGCGGTACAGCCCTGAACGAAATCGCCAAGGCTATTACGGGCGGAGCCTTTAATAATGTTGTCATTTGTTTTATTGTCCTTCAATTGGTGCAAATTGTACTTTCTATGTACGGATTCCACGCTATTAAATGGGTTGAAACACTGACTTCTGTAGTTATTATGGTCGCCTTGGTTTATGTGTTTGGTGTTCTCGTAACAAAGTATAATGGCGTTGTCAGTCAAAAATGGGTTCATGCTTCTGGGTCATGGGGGTTGCCTTTCTTTTCCTTCATTATGGTTTTCCTGGGGAATTATGCAGGTATCTTTTTAAGTGCTGCTGATTATTCGAGAGAGTTAAAATCAGGTATTAGCGATGGGAAACGGGGCTTCTTGTATTTTTCACCGATTTTGATTGCCTACGGTTTTGTTATTACCATTGGTGCAATGCTGGCATCAGCAACCGGGATCTCCAATCCTGTCAAGGCCTTTGCCATCGTCGTTGATAATTCTTATATTACCGTATTTGTTTCAGCTTTCATTGTACTTGGTGCTGTTGCTACAAACATGGTTGCCAATATTGTCACTCCGACCTATGTTATTCAATTGTTCACTAAATTAAAATATAGAATTGCCGTGGTTATCACTGGACTTTTAGGGCTGTGTGCATTTCCCTGGGTGCTTGTTCAGGATTCTTCGGCCAAGGGTCTGGATATGTTCATTCTAATCTATTCTGCATTCTTGGGACCCATTGTAGCTATTTTGCTGATTGAATATTATATTCTAAGAAGAGAACGAGTAGAAATAAGCGAATTGTACAATAAAGAGGGCGTCTTTTCCGGCTATAATCCGGCGGCTATCCTGGCAATGCTAATCGGAGCAGGGGCTGCCTTTTTGAAAGTAGACCTCGCGTGGATAATTGGCCTCGTGGTTGCAGGGGTTGCTTACTATCTGCTGATGAAATTCGCCTTTAAAGGATCAAATTTCAAAAAAGGCACGATATTTGAGAACAATTAG